The nucleotide window CCCAACGAATTTGTGTTCATTTCTGAATTAAGGTGCCCACTACCCTTTTGTTCCTCACTGACTCTATTTTTAACTATTTTACTTGAGCTATCAACTGATTCTGTACTGGAACATCTTAATTTACATAAGAATTCATTCGGATAATATATTCTatcacatttaaaataatcagAACATTTATTCTCATAATTGTAATGGTCATAATATCTACAGCATTTccttatatatttcttatacatttttttaatgtaagtAAAGTATtcacaatatttattatttccttCCTTCTTAAAAGAttcaataatattttctatgctatcataattttcaaaataatcatgcaagtcttttttttctgtccaTTCTTCGAAACTAATTTTAGTATCATAGTTATAAAAacattcattaatttttaattcattgaTAACATTATACCCTACATTAAAAAGCGAAACAATAGGCTCTTTTCCATGTATTTTATTCCAATCTGGACCAAACAATTTCCATGCATTCTCATATATCCAATAGTATAAATATCCACAACGACCTTTACTATCTttactatattttatttcgtgCAAATTTCTTACTAACATTCTACAAAAATCACTAATACCTGGGTAgctttcttcaaaattataaatacttTTACAGTGATGGCAGTATTTATAACAGTCTTTGTTATTGTTAAATTCTTCATATGTTTTATATGCAGAAATTTTGTCTAAAACACTTTTCTGagggttgaaaaaaaaaaaaaggaaatgaacatatttaaataattgttcTGCAAATAAAcctttaatataaatgaataatcgTAAAATAATCAAGTAAcgtgttataaaaattatttaaattaaaaaacaaagtaattttttatttgttcttttatgGTATGCACTTACATTAAACTTGTTTACTTTCTCAAATTTATTCGATCTTTCTTGAGTTTGCATATTaggttgttctttttctgATGAACATAATGctttattgtttttattgTATACTAAATCTAAACACCTATGAGGGCACTTATTCTTCAAGTCACACAACTTATaattatcaaattttttttcaaaagcaACTAATTcatcattaaattttttagaaCCTGTATTGTTATCTTCAAATTTCATATTATAGTATAAATCAAAACTAGTCTTTATGTAATTGCAATACATATCTTTTTCAGAAGATTGCACTATACTCAACTCATTATTTATCTTATCATaatattctaaaaatatatataacttcaGCTTTTTCTTAAAATCTTCTGCActaacattaaaatttttatgtttacaaTGATTGTTcgctacatttttatgattaaTCGAGTCCCATGCTAAGTAAAGCAAATTTATATCTTTAGAACGGTATTTATTGTCTTGtatttttgtgtgcaacCAGTAGTTCAAGTATTCACAATATTGGTCTTTATTAAATTCTGAATTAAAAGATTTCAATATTCCATTCCAATTTTCCAGTAttacattaataatattacaatatttattcatgTTTGAACTATTTGGGGTTTTGTTCTTTGTTAAGAGAGTACACATAGctgtatttgtttttttatctgtataattattatttaaaaatttgaaaaaattttttaaaggtgATTCCATCAAAAAGACATtctagaaaaataaaatgataaaattaatacataaaattacaGAAACGATAAGCCTccaaaaaatctttttttattgctaGGGAGATAACAtacaagaataaaaaaacataaataattcatttttaataaaaaataaaaatatacattttcattattttatttagaaAACAATTATGATTTTACCTGTTTTTTATCAGTATGTGATGTGTCCCCTTCTTCTAGAGCACCTTTAACACGCGGTGCTGGTGTTGTACCCTGTGTTTCAAGTGTTTTCTCTATTATTGTAACTATGTCCTCAtctttaagttttttttctaatgaATATAATACTTTACcatcaatatattttttaatgtaattattatattcattacAATATcctgtaatatttttttcagtgcAGTCACTTTCtgcttttttatgtacatcaATAGCCCCCTTTAGGTAATCACGATGCACACTattgaatattttatcatttataatatttcccacaaatttatatccatcgtaaaatacaaaataatcatataatttttttatatccttaATTTCATTCAATTTAATCTCATGAAATTCACATTTTAAACTATTATCTGAAGGCTTCTCATTATTTGGGACCAACGCTTCGAATATTTTACCAATATTAGACTCATCAATGTTTTTAG belongs to Plasmodium vivax chromosome 3, whole genome shotgun sequence and includes:
- a CDS encoding variable surface protein Vir 12/22/24-like (encoded by transcript PVX_110300A), giving the protein MQTQERSNKFEKVNKFNKSVLDKISAYKTYEEFNNNKDCYKYCHHCKSIYNFEESYPGISDFCRMLVRNLHEIKYSKDSKGRCGYLYYWIYENAWKLFGPDWNKIHGKEPIVSLFNVGYNVINELKINECFYNYDTKISFEEWTEKKDLHDYFENYDSIENIIESFKKEGNNKYCEYFTYIKKMYKKYIRKCCRYYDHYNYENKCSDYFKCDRIYYPNEFLCKLRCSSTESVDSSSKIVKNRVSEEQKGSGHLNSEMNTNSLGRAGLLETQESIINELMKDPFYIFSLGGFTLLGIFMFFFLFYKFTPIGSRLNKSSRRKKEKEYNVKKEQRKEIVYSNSENRNINVPKGRVRIAYQSS
- a CDS encoding variable surface protein Vir21, putative (encoded by transcript PVX_110305A), with amino-acid sequence MSEDVVDYIKLIDKDPTLCNNDLFKFYKKFSSKCEDLNDEAYCKVNMFEGVNESANDIFKKLMRNVNKIIKNSDIYYNTIDNGNYINKLCIYLKYWLYDKILTKNIDESNIGKIFEALVPNNEKPSDNSLKCEFHEIKLNEIKDIKKLYDYFVFYDGYKFVGNIINDKIFNSVHRDYLKGAIDVHKKAESDCTEKNITGYCNEYNNYIKKYIDGKVLYSLEKKLKDEDIVTIIEKTLETQGTTPAPRVKGALEEGDTSHTDKKQVKS